The following coding sequences are from one Pigmentibacter sp. JX0631 window:
- the htpX gene encoding protease HtpX, with translation MFKRIFLFIMVNILVMVTISIVTSLLGVNHYMTARGINYSSLMIFCLIWGFGGAFISLAISRWVAKFAMGIKPIDPENCTPAEKNLYNRVAKLAQKAGLPNTPEVGIYESAELNAFATGPSKKRSLVAVSTGLLERMDQQEVEGVLAHEISHIANGDMVTMTLIQGVVNAFVMFFARIIAFATTQFVKEDIRPLVNLIVVIVLEILFSILGSIVIAWFSRMREFKADLGGAQLAGKSSMIAALAALQRVYENPLPEGEETPKSIAAFKISNKSSLLQIFSTHPPLEVRIQALKQNNLVM, from the coding sequence ATGTTTAAAAGAATATTTCTTTTCATCATGGTAAATATTTTAGTCATGGTGACAATTTCTATTGTCACTTCATTACTTGGTGTTAATCATTACATGACAGCAAGAGGAATAAATTATTCCTCACTCATGATTTTTTGTCTAATTTGGGGCTTTGGGGGAGCTTTTATCAGCCTTGCCATTTCACGTTGGGTTGCAAAATTCGCTATGGGTATTAAGCCGATAGATCCCGAAAATTGCACTCCTGCTGAAAAAAATCTTTATAATAGAGTTGCAAAATTGGCGCAAAAAGCAGGGCTTCCTAATACTCCTGAAGTTGGAATTTATGAAAGTGCTGAATTAAATGCTTTTGCTACAGGACCTTCGAAAAAAAGATCCTTAGTCGCTGTTTCTACAGGTCTTTTAGAAAGAATGGATCAACAAGAAGTTGAAGGTGTACTGGCTCATGAAATTTCACACATAGCTAATGGTGACATGGTTACTATGACTCTTATTCAAGGAGTTGTGAACGCCTTTGTCATGTTTTTTGCTAGAATTATCGCTTTTGCTACAACACAATTTGTGAAAGAAGACATACGCCCATTAGTAAATTTGATTGTAGTTATAGTCTTAGAAATTTTATTCAGCATATTAGGTTCTATAGTAATTGCTTGGTTCTCTAGAATGCGTGAGTTTAAAGCCGATTTAGGTGGGGCTCAGTTAGCCGGTAAATCTAGCATGATAGCAGCGCTAGCAGCCTTACAAAGAGTGTATGAAAATCCTTTACCAGAAGGAGAAGAAACTCCAAAATCGATAGCTGCTTTTAAAATATCTAATAAATCTTCTTTATTGCAGATTTTTTCTACACATCCACCACTTGAAGTTCGTATTCAAGCATTAAAACAAAACAATTTAGTTATGTAA
- the panB gene encoding 3-methyl-2-oxobutanoate hydroxymethyltransferase, whose product MSTIDKKRKKVRIHDFLEMKKNGVKISVITCYDASFARLIELSKMDIVLVGDSLGNVIQGKNSTLPVTVKEMSYHIKCVRSALQTPLLIGDMPFLSAGISVKDTMKNAGLFMQSGAEAVKIEGATPEICEQISHLTRHGIPVMGHIGLMPQSVHALGGYRIQGKNESDKKRLLKEAKLLQSAGCFAIVLELITPNLAEELSKALKIPTIGIGSGNHCDGNVLVLQDMLGMNKNFKPKFLKHYLELEESIVHSLNHYCSEVVNKCSENE is encoded by the coding sequence ATGTCAACAATTGATAAAAAAAGAAAAAAAGTACGTATTCATGATTTTCTTGAAATGAAAAAAAATGGAGTTAAAATTTCTGTAATAACCTGTTATGACGCATCTTTTGCAAGATTAATTGAATTATCCAAAATGGACATTGTCCTAGTTGGAGATAGTTTAGGGAATGTAATTCAAGGTAAAAATTCGACTTTACCAGTAACTGTAAAAGAAATGTCTTATCATATTAAATGTGTTAGAAGCGCATTGCAAACTCCTCTTTTAATTGGTGACATGCCTTTTTTATCTGCGGGAATATCTGTTAAAGATACTATGAAAAATGCTGGGCTATTTATGCAGTCTGGAGCAGAAGCTGTTAAAATAGAAGGAGCTACACCTGAGATCTGTGAACAAATAAGTCATTTAACCCGGCACGGGATTCCTGTTATGGGGCATATTGGTCTTATGCCACAAAGTGTACATGCATTAGGTGGATACAGGATTCAGGGAAAAAATGAGAGTGATAAAAAAAGACTGCTAAAGGAAGCAAAACTATTACAAAGTGCAGGCTGCTTTGCTATCGTGCTAGAGTTGATCACTCCAAATCTTGCTGAAGAATTGTCAAAAGCTTTAAAAATTCCAACTATAGGGATCGGTTCGGGAAATCATTGTGATGGCAATGTTCTTGTATTACAAGATATGCTTGGAATGAATAAGAATTTTAAACCAAAGTTTTTAAAACATTACTTGGAATTAGAAGAATCAATTGTTCATTCTTTAAATCATTACTGTAGTGAAGTAGTAAACAAATGTAGTGAAAATGAGTAA
- a CDS encoding (2Fe-2S)-binding protein produces MTSDKKLSIEEIKAKIKVVCICKGIKQGKICEAISKGADTREKVNIATGSGNGGCKATRCGPVIDKLIENKGKPIIEPYKTEIEDDDNYY; encoded by the coding sequence ATGACTAGTGATAAAAAACTATCGATTGAAGAAATCAAAGCAAAGATTAAAGTTGTATGCATTTGTAAAGGTATTAAGCAAGGTAAAATTTGTGAAGCTATCAGTAAAGGTGCTGATACTAGAGAAAAGGTAAATATAGCTACGGGTAGCGGTAATGGAGGTTGTAAAGCGACACGCTGCGGACCTGTTATTGATAAGTTAATCGAAAATAAAGGAAAACCTATCATCGAGCCGTATAAAACAGAAATTGAAGATGATGACAACTATTATTGA
- the dut gene encoding dUTP diphosphatase, which produces MLKLEHSGVGEIFYATSQSAGFDICANENHIIPSGEWKLIKTGLRIIESISEQKMKVGQLEYQVIPEIQIRPRSGLALKHGITVLNSPSTIDADYRGEIMVTLINHSKSDFSIQVGDRIAQGVCALVLQLPGIHIKKVERGTGGFGSSGKN; this is translated from the coding sequence ATGTTAAAATTGGAACATTCGGGTGTTGGAGAAATATTTTATGCCACAAGTCAATCTGCTGGATTTGATATCTGTGCAAATGAAAATCACATCATTCCGTCGGGTGAATGGAAATTAATCAAAACGGGATTGCGAATTATTGAGTCAATATCAGAACAAAAAATGAAAGTAGGGCAGCTCGAGTATCAAGTCATCCCAGAAATTCAAATTCGTCCCAGAAGTGGTTTAGCCTTAAAGCATGGAATTACTGTCTTAAATTCTCCAAGTACAATCGATGCCGATTATCGGGGTGAAATTATGGTAACTCTTATCAATCATTCAAAGTCTGATTTTTCTATCCAAGTTGGTGATAGGATTGCTCAAGGAGTTTGCGCATTAGTGCTTCAATTACCTGGAATTCATATTAAAAAAGTTGAAAGAGGAACTGGTGGATTTGGTTCTAGTGGGAAAAATTAG
- a CDS encoding type II 3-dehydroquinate dehydratase, with protein MNTVLVINGPNLGILGKRQPHIYGSKTLTNILDEMKNLAKEKKIKIEDIQNNVEGEIINFLNEKFLEYCTSKKEVNKKRLIGIIINPAGYTHTSVALRDALEVFKQENIPIYEVHLSNIFAREDFRHKSYISPIANGVVSGLGSYGYIAALQKIFELEENV; from the coding sequence ATGAATACAGTTTTAGTAATTAATGGACCAAATTTAGGAATTTTAGGAAAAAGACAACCTCATATTTATGGTTCTAAAACCTTGACTAATATACTTGATGAAATGAAAAATCTTGCTAAAGAAAAAAAAATTAAAATTGAAGATATTCAGAATAATGTTGAAGGTGAAATTATTAATTTTCTTAATGAAAAATTTCTTGAATATTGTACTTCTAAAAAAGAAGTAAATAAAAAAAGACTAATTGGGATAATTATTAATCCAGCTGGTTATACTCATACTAGTGTTGCACTTAGAGATGCTTTAGAAGTTTTCAAACAGGAAAATATTCCTATTTATGAAGTACATTTAAGCAATATTTTTGCTAGGGAAGATTTTCGTCATAAGTCATATATTAGTCCTATTGCAAATGGAGTGGTTTCGGGGCTAGGATCATATGGCTATATAGCTGCACTGCAAAAAATATTTGAACTGGAAGAAAATGTTTGA
- a CDS encoding type I phosphomannose isomerase catalytic subunit — translation MTTQFFKVDPFNFVPILKTPWGGTQISLLKKTYFPEFKAKIPDFIGESWEISTDKNYPSLILMNGREKIPLTDLLQQNSSMILGEKIANKYGAHSPLLLKWLHAKDNLSVQLHPKNGNPLLNESECGKPESWLVLNVEKNGYVYLGFKPDLSKEEIIENLLKDDLEKCLNKYYPKMYDYISVPPGCVHAVGPGVFLAEPQYVLPKKSGKTWRISDWKRLYDENGKLSAYGKPRELHVKESLGAIDWNLPRGKELEKLLIQQMENGKIFLGNTYNPFSLQIFYNTQKNGYTAIEKDSFTLATVWAGEVTLETKYDSITLQGGESLLISADVKSLSINMIEKYREQPKIAFFALNDEVI, via the coding sequence ATGACAACACAATTCTTTAAAGTAGATCCTTTTAATTTTGTTCCGATTTTAAAAACTCCATGGGGTGGAACACAAATTTCTTTGTTAAAAAAAACTTATTTTCCAGAATTCAAGGCTAAAATTCCAGATTTTATAGGAGAGAGCTGGGAAATCTCTACAGATAAAAATTACCCTTCCCTTATTTTAATGAATGGAAGAGAAAAAATACCACTGACAGATTTATTGCAACAAAATTCTTCCATGATTTTAGGTGAAAAAATTGCAAATAAGTATGGAGCACATTCTCCGTTGCTCCTTAAGTGGCTGCATGCAAAAGATAATTTATCAGTTCAGCTGCACCCAAAAAATGGAAATCCGTTACTTAATGAAAGTGAATGTGGTAAACCTGAGAGTTGGTTGGTTTTGAATGTTGAAAAAAATGGTTATGTTTATTTAGGCTTTAAACCAGATCTTTCTAAAGAAGAAATTATTGAAAATTTATTAAAAGATGATTTAGAAAAATGTTTAAATAAATATTATCCAAAAATGTATGATTATATTTCTGTTCCCCCAGGATGCGTTCATGCTGTAGGTCCAGGAGTTTTTTTGGCAGAACCGCAATATGTTTTACCAAAGAAATCAGGTAAAACATGGAGAATTTCTGATTGGAAACGGCTTTATGATGAAAATGGTAAACTTTCAGCCTATGGGAAACCTAGAGAATTGCATGTCAAAGAATCATTAGGTGCGATTGATTGGAATCTTCCAAGAGGGAAAGAGCTAGAAAAATTATTGATTCAGCAAATGGAAAATGGGAAAATATTTTTAGGAAACACTTACAACCCTTTTTCACTCCAAATTTTTTATAACACACAAAAAAATGGTTATACTGCTATAGAAAAAGATAGTTTTACATTAGCAACTGTTTGGGCTGGCGAGGTAACATTGGAAACTAAGTATGATTCAATAACTTTGCAAGGTGGAGAAAGCCTTCTCATTTCTGCTGATGTTAAAAGTCTTTCAATTAATATGATAGAAAAATATAGAGAACAACCTAAAATTGCTTTTTTTGCATTGAATGATGAGGTTATTTAA
- a CDS encoding amidohydrolase family protein, which produces MKIFDAHFHIIDKRFPLVPNNGFIPEEFNVSSYLKELKDFKLVGGAVVSGSFQAFDQSYLQDALKILGSNFVGVTQIPADTSEKDILALNAIGIKAVRFNIKRGGSATLKDLVYFSQKVFSLCGWHTEIYIDSKELFSIQQQILQIPKCSIDHLGLSKEGIPVLKKLIEKGVFVKATGFGRLDFDPIPVMQEFISINPNSLMFGTDLPSTRAPKPFTLNDIKIIVDAFEKKVWKNIFYRNAEKFYNLKN; this is translated from the coding sequence ATTAAAATTTTTGATGCTCATTTTCATATCATAGATAAACGATTTCCTTTAGTGCCTAATAATGGATTTATCCCTGAAGAATTTAATGTGTCTAGTTATTTAAAAGAATTAAAAGACTTTAAACTTGTGGGGGGAGCTGTTGTTTCAGGATCCTTTCAAGCATTTGATCAAAGTTACTTACAAGATGCTTTAAAAATTTTAGGAAGTAACTTTGTTGGTGTTACTCAAATTCCTGCTGATACTTCTGAAAAAGATATTTTAGCCTTGAATGCTATAGGGATTAAGGCCGTAAGATTTAATATCAAACGCGGAGGATCCGCTACACTAAAAGATTTAGTTTATTTTAGTCAAAAAGTATTTTCACTGTGTGGCTGGCATACTGAAATATATATAGATTCGAAAGAATTATTTTCTATTCAGCAACAAATCTTGCAAATTCCCAAATGTTCCATTGACCATTTGGGATTAAGTAAAGAAGGAATTCCTGTTTTAAAAAAGTTAATAGAAAAAGGAGTTTTTGTTAAAGCAACTGGATTTGGACGACTAGACTTTGATCCTATCCCAGTTATGCAAGAATTTATATCTATAAATCCTAATAGTTTAATGTTTGGGACAGATCTTCCTTCAACAAGAGCGCCAAAACCTTTTACTTTAAATGACATTAAAATTATTGTTGATGCATTTGAGAAAAAAGTTTGGAAAAATATTTTTTATAGAAATGCAGAAAAATTTTATAATTTAAAAAACTAA
- a CDS encoding radical SAM protein: MIEIPNQKANIGFYFHIPFCPHICPYCDFTKTAKFSKKDISFYFDELEEQLIYFIENLKEYYQQNVTIYFGGGTPGLFEASAYKRFFNILNNYFKIEEATLETNPLTNFKRRLYDYRKIGFTRITLGAQSLCHSTLKILGRKHTPENVIDNLNWANSAGFNNIQVDLIYGLKKEYRSKTITEEINELVQNGATGISAYALTIEQRTLFAKKNYSDEDNAVNEYLEILKSCSKLSLQQVETSNFSRFPTKHNNLYWYGKPYIGLGTGSHGLLPQTPDKPFGMRYRIGPSSFQEIDPGNDRLIFTDKIERGKNFSIHYESPRTKREYIDEMIFTLLRTPNGIPFSWLEKYLNKNDFLEKINKNSKFSRAIEEKNVLISDNNIALSASEKIRGDLWASDFISLI; this comes from the coding sequence ATGATCGAAATTCCTAATCAAAAAGCAAATATTGGATTCTATTTTCATATTCCTTTTTGCCCCCATATTTGCCCTTACTGTGATTTCACCAAAACTGCTAAGTTTTCTAAAAAAGATATTTCTTTTTATTTTGATGAATTAGAAGAGCAATTAATTTACTTTATTGAAAATCTTAAAGAGTACTATCAACAAAATGTAACTATTTACTTTGGCGGAGGTACTCCCGGTTTATTCGAAGCTTCTGCTTATAAAAGATTCTTTAATATATTAAATAACTATTTTAAAATAGAGGAAGCTACTTTAGAAACTAACCCATTAACAAATTTTAAACGCCGTTTATATGATTATAGAAAAATAGGTTTTACTAGAATTACATTGGGAGCTCAATCTCTTTGTCACTCGACTTTAAAAATTTTAGGAAGAAAACATACACCAGAAAATGTAATTGATAACCTAAATTGGGCAAATTCTGCAGGATTTAACAATATACAAGTAGATTTAATTTATGGCTTAAAAAAAGAATATCGTTCCAAAACTATAACAGAAGAAATTAATGAATTAGTTCAAAATGGCGCAACTGGCATTTCAGCTTATGCTTTAACTATCGAGCAACGAACTTTATTTGCAAAGAAAAATTATTCTGATGAAGATAATGCTGTGAATGAATATTTAGAAATATTAAAAAGTTGCTCAAAATTATCATTACAACAAGTTGAAACGAGTAATTTCTCTAGGTTTCCTACAAAGCATAATAATTTGTATTGGTACGGTAAACCCTATATAGGACTTGGAACAGGTTCACATGGACTACTCCCACAAACACCGGATAAACCTTTTGGTATGAGATACAGAATTGGTCCCAGTTCATTTCAAGAAATAGATCCAGGAAATGATAGATTAATTTTCACTGACAAAATTGAGAGAGGGAAAAATTTTTCTATTCATTACGAAAGCCCACGTACTAAAAGGGAATATATTGATGAAATGATTTTCACACTTTTGCGAACCCCGAATGGTATCCCTTTTTCTTGGTTAGAAAAGTATCTAAATAAAAATGATTTTCTTGAAAAAATTAATAAAAATTCTAAGTTTTCCAGAGCTATTGAAGAAAAGAATGTTTTAATTTCAGATAACAACATAGCGCTATCAGCAAGCGAAAAAATTCGTGGTGACTTATGGGCAAGTGATTTTATTTCCTTGATTTAA